A genome region from Solanum pennellii chromosome 12, SPENNV200 includes the following:
- the LOC107005296 gene encoding scarecrow-like protein 21: MDSHHLVAYGVTGSDLSYSSYPTVSPLENRPFGTSKFESGNSPLVNYFNSETFNTVSDYQEQPSCTENLSGASSSSGSSLDYNQYFHRPSPSEDHLPEAPYSRNMKHTLLQLESALMGPDEEAMKSSPYIGENMGAQTSGQRYKAWNKEAQVVRHQQSVVSILNGIQSDKRDNVMEDLPLQGVPSSNLKQLLIACARALAENKLDDFEILVAKARSVVSVTGDPIQRLGAYIVEGLVARKELSGTTIYRSLKCKEPAGKDLFSYMYILYEICPYLKFGYMAANGAIVEACRNEDRIHIIDFQMAQGTQWMTLLQALAARPGGAPYVRITGIDDPVSQYARGDGLAAVARRLSAISEEFNIAVEFHAVPVFAPEITWDMLDVRPGEALAVNFPLQLHHTPDESVDVNNPRDGLIRMIKSLSPKIVTLVEQESNTNTAPFLPRFVEALDYYHAMFESIDVTLQRDMKERINVEQHCLARDIVNVVACEGKERVERHELLGKWKSRFMMAGFQQYPLSSYVNSVIKDLMKRYSEHYTLVEKDGAMLLGWKERNLVSASAWF; this comes from the coding sequence ATGGACTCGCACCATTTGGTTGCTTATGGTGTGACCGGTAGTGATTTGTCGTATTCTTCATACCCTACTGTTAGTCCTCTAGAGAATAGACCATTTGGTACATCGAAATTTGAGTCAGGAAATTCGCCACTTGTGAATTATTTTAACTCTGAGACCTTCAACACAGTAAGTGATTACCAGGAGCAGCCCAGCTGTACAGAGAATCTTTCAGGTGCTAGTTCTTCAAGTGGTTCCTCACTGGATTATAACCAATATTTCCATCGACCAAGCCCCTCGGAAGATCATCTTCCAGAAGCTCCTTACAGTCGGAACATGAAACATACTCTGCTGCAGTTGGAGTCTGCTTTAATGGGGCCAGACGAAGAGGCAATGAAATCCAGCCCTTATATTGGTGAAAATATGGGGGCACAAACATCAGGTCAGAGGTATAAAGCGTGGAACAAGGAAGCCCAAGTTGTGCGTCATCAACAATCAGTAGTTTCAATCCTTAATGGAATTCAAAGTGATAAGCGAGACAATGTAATGGAGGACTTGCCCTTGCAGGGTGTTCCGTCTAGCAATCTGAAGCAGCTGCTTATAGCATGCGCCAGAGCTCTTGCTGAAAACAAGCTAGATGATTTTGAAATACTGGTTGCTAAGGCGAGGAGTGTTGTGTCCGTTACTGGAGATCCCATCCAGCGTCTTGGTGCTTACATTGTAGAAGGCCTCGTAGCAAGAAAGGAGTTATCTGGAACCACCATATACAGGAGTTTAAAGTGTAAGGAGCCGGCTGGTAAGGACTTGTTCTCCTACATGTATATCCTCTATGAAATATGTCCTTACCTAAAGTTCGGCTACATGGCTGCAAATGGTGCCATAGTAGAAGCATGCAGAAATGAAGATCGCATCCACATTATAGACTTCCAAATGGCACAGGGGACCCAATGGATGACTCTCTTACAAGCTCTTGCAGCACGACCCGGTGGTGCCCCCTACGTACGTATTACAGGAATTGATGATCCAGTTTCACAGTACGCTCGGGGAGATGGATTGGCTGCAGTTGCCAGACGGCTATCAGCAATTTCTGAGGAATTCAACATTGCTGTTGAGTTTCATGCAGTGCCAGTTTTTGCTCCGGAAATCACTTGGGATATGCTTGATGTAAGGCCTGGTGAGGCTCTGGCTGTAAACTTTCCTTTGCAACTTCACCACACCCCTGATGAGAGCGTTGACGTGAATAACCCTAGAGATGGTCTCATTAGGATGATAAAGTCACTTAGCCCCAAGATAGTGACTTTGGTGGAGCAAGAATCAAACACGAACACAGCTCCATTTCTCCCTAGGTTTGTAGAAGCTCTAGATTACTACCATGCAATGTTTGAGTCCATAGATGTGACCCTACAAAGGGACATGAAGGAGCGGATCAATGTGGAGCAGCACTGTTTGGCTAGGGATATAGTGAATGTCGTAGCATGTGAGGGCAAGGAAAGAGTAGAACGTCACGAGCTATTGGGGAAGTGGAAATCCAGGTTCATGATGGCAGGTTTTCAGCAATATCCTTTGAGCTCTTATGTGAATTCAGTGATTAAGGACCTCATGAAGCGATACTCGGAGCATTATACACTGGTGGAGAAAGACGGAGCTATGCTGTTGGGGTGGAAGGAGCGGAATCTAGTCTCTGCGTCTGCTTGGTTTTAA
- the LOC107007351 gene encoding 60S ribosomal protein L8-like produces MGRVIRAQRKGAGSVFKSHTHHRKGPARFRSLDFGERNGYLKGVVTEIIHDPGRGAPLARMTFRHPFRYKHQKELFVAAEGMYTGQFIYCGKKANLMVGNVLALRSIPEGAVVCNVEHKVGDRGVFARCSGDYAIVISHNPDNGTTRIKLPSGSKKIVPSGCRAMIGQVAGGGRTEKPMLKAGNAYHKYRVKRNCWPKVRGVAMNPVEHPHGGGNHQHIGHASTVRRDAPPGQKVGLIAARRTGRLRGQAAATAAKADKA; encoded by the exons ATGGGTCGTGTGATCAGAGCACAACGTAAGGGAGCAGGCTCCGTCTTCAAATCTCACACTCATCACCGCAAGGGACCTGCAAGGTTCCGTTCACTTGATTTCGGTGAACGTAATGGTTATCTCAAAGGTGTTGTTACAGAAATTATTCATGATCCAGGTAGGGGTGCACCATTGGCAAGGATGACATTCCGTCATCCTTTCCGTTACAAGCATCAGAAGGAGTTGTTCGTTGCTGCAGAAGGGATGTATACTGGTCAGTTTATTTACTGTGGGAAAAAAGCTAATCTAATGGTTGGTAATGTGCTTGCACTCAGATCTATCCCTGAAGGAGCTGTTGTTTGTAATGTTGAGCATAAAGTTGGTGACCGTGGTGTTTTTGCTAGATGCTCTGGTGATTATGCTATTGTTATCAGTCATAACCCTGATAACGGAACAACTAG GATTAAGCTTCCATCTGGATCCAAGAAGATTGTGCCTAGTGGATGTCGAGCCATGATTGGTCAGGTTGCTGGTGGAGGAAGAACTGAGAAACCAATGCTTAAAGCTGGTAATGCATACCACAAATACCGTGTTAAGAGGAACTGCTGGCCTAAGGTTCGTGGTGTTGCTATGAATCCTGTGGAGCATCCTCATGGTGGTGGTAACCATCAACATATTGGTCATGCAAGTACTGTGCGTCGTGATGCACCACCTGGGCAAAAGGTTGGTCTTATTGCAGCAAGGAGGACTGGTCGTCTTCGTGGGCAAGCTGCTGCTACAGCTGCCAAAGCTGACAAGGCCTAA
- the LOC107005797 gene encoding pectin acetylesterase 7-like has translation MMMVTKSVQLVVLLVCCLTIITIQCANATQNPNLFNVEPTIVHSAVSKGAVCLDGSPPAYYFEPGFGDGAENWIVHLSGGAWCINVTDCQKRAEGSSGSSKRMGPLQFQGIHSKNNTQNPDFYNWNKVLVAYCDGGSFIGDSEYIDPSNNRTKDLQFRGQKIFYTVLEELLEKGLKNAKNAILAGSSAGGYPAILYCDYFRDSLPINSRVKCLVDSGYFVHFKNPVLERFWTWRFSGVAALQGAAKTLPKSCTSKMKAELCLYAENIQQYTKTPFFLYMSAFDNIETQYTLGDEKYKAVDEGLGPESMNASLREMRSVFLNAIPKRDNPKHRGAFIDAVHHHTSLFRRWSLEVALEIDNVLAPIAFADWYFDRKYYYLVDEKHTMPIKNTIKNTTYYHD, from the exons ATGATGATGGTTACAAAATCTGTTCAACTTGTTGTTTTACTTGTTTGCTGTTTGACCATCATCACAATTCAATGTGCAAATGCAACACAAAACCCAAATTTATTTAATGTCGAACCAACAATAGTTCATAGTGCTGTGTCAAAGGGAGCag TGTGCTTGGATGGATCACCTCCAGCATACTATTTTGAACCAGGATTTGGAGATGGAGCTGAAAATTGGATTGTTCATCTATCC GGAGGAGCATGGTGTATAAATGTCACAGATTGCCAGAAACGTGCCGAAGGCTCAAGTGGTTCATCAAAACGAATGGGTCCACTACAATTTCAAGGAATTCACAGTAAGAATAATACCCAAAATCCAG ATTTTTATAATTGGAACAAAGTACTTGTTGCATACTGCGATGGTGGATCGTTCATTGGAGATTCTGAATACATTGATCCAAGTAATAATAGA aCTAAAGATCTTCAGTTTAGAGGGCAAAAGATTTTTTACACAGTACTTGAGGAGCTGCTAGAAAAAGGATTAAAGAATGCCAAAAAT gcAATCCTAGCTGGCAGTTCTGCAGGAGGATATCCAGcaatattatattgtgattatttccGTGATTCATTGCCAATTAATTCTAGAGTGAAGTGTTTAGTTGATTCTGGCTACTTTGTTCATTT CAAGAATCCTGTGCTCGAAAGATTCTGGACATGGAGATTTTCAGGAGTTGCCGCTTTACAA GGAGCTGCCAAAACGTTACCAAAATCATGCACTTCAAAAATGAAAGCAGAATTG TGCCTCTACGCAGAAAACATCCAACAATATACTAAGACACCATTTTTTCTTTACATGTCAGCATTTGATAACATCGAG ACACAATATACTTTAGGAGACGAGAAATACAAAGCCGTTGATGAGGGGTTAGGCCCAGAAAGTATGAATGCATCCCTACGAG AAATGAGGTCTGTTTTCTTAAACGCAATACCCAAAAGAGATAACCCGAAACACAGAGGAGCTTTTATAGACGCAGTGCATCATCATACTAGCCTTTTTCGTAGGTGGTCTCTTGAAGTGGCCCTTGAAATCGATAATGTG TTGGCCCCAATAGCATTTGCTGATTGGTATTTTGATCGGAAATACTATTATTTGGTAGATGAAAAACATACCATGCCAATCAAAAATACGATCAAAAACACAACTTATTATCATGACTAG
- the LOC107005311 gene encoding chlorophyllase-2, chloroplastic-like, giving the protein MEKVRDDGIALDFEVGDEVVKIINVKSSSLPCPLLVFSPTTEGSYPILLFFHGFRLQPDSYKSLLLHISSHQYIAVAPKFSLMTSRCEVKTAKKIAEWLSAKKLNSVLPEKVFPDIQKVAVSGHSRGGKTAFALALAYGSGGSKGESIITSGSETRKQKQPPLKISALLGIDPVAKGSSCFCSSNILQYIPYSFNHSVPVAVIGTGLSNKRAYGVCPPDAPNGVNHAEFFNESKPPCYYFLAKNYGHTDMLDEGEKMMGIMKKKGKKETKHDLRRTIGGLFVAFFKAYLEGQADDLINIIESPGIRCPIKLDPVISIEE; this is encoded by the exons ATGGAGAAGGTAAGGGATGATGGTATAGCATTAGATTTCGAAGTAGGAGATGAAGTTGTTAAGATCATCAACGTTAAGAGCTCTTCCTTGCCATGTCCATTATTAGTATTTTCACCTACTACTGAAGGTTCCTATCCCATTCTACTATTTTTCCATGGATTCCGTCTCCAACCCGACTCTTACAAGTCCCTCCTCCTACATATTTCTTCCCATCAATATATCGCCGTTGCTCCTAAG TTCTCTCTAATGACATCTCGATGCGAAGTAAAAACAGCAAAAAAAATAGCAGAGTGGTTATCAGCTAAGAAGCTCAACTCTGTCCTGCCAGAGAAAGTTTTTCCAGACATCCAGAAAGTCGCGGTGTCAGGCCACAGCAGAGGAGGTAAAACAGCCTTCGCCTTAGCTTTAGCCTATGGATCAGGAGGTAGCAAGGGCGAATCCATCATCacttcag GAAGTGAAACCCGAAAACAAAAACAACCCCCTCTCAAAATCTCAGCACTCCTGGGAATTGATCCAGTTGCTAAAGGCTCGTCTTGTTTCTGCTCTTCCAACATTCTCCAGTATATTCCTTACAGTTTCAATCACTCAGTCCCTGTAGCTGTAATTGGTACCGGCTTGTCTAATAAACGAGCCTATGGTGTGTGTCCACCCGATGCACCAAACGGGGTGAATCATGCTGAATTTTTCAACGAGAGTAAACCCCCTTGTTACTATTTCTTGGCGAAGAATTATGGCCATACTGATATGTTGGATGAAGGGGAAAAAATGATGGgaattatgaagaaaaaagggaaaaaagaaacaaagcACGATCTAAGAAGGACTATAGGAGGACTTTTTGTGGCATTTTTCAAGGCTTATTTGGAAGGTCAAGCGgatgatttaattaatattattgaatCGCCTGGTATTCGTTGTCCTATTAAACTTGATCCTGTTATATCGATCGAAGAGtaa
- the LOC107005749 gene encoding indole-3-acetic acid-amido synthetase GH3.6, giving the protein MPEAPKNSPIVAEENKKTLHFIEDVTTKADEVQKRVLAEILSRNANVEYLKRYADLNGNTDRETFKKVMPVISYEDIQHDINRIASGDKSPILCSQPVSEFLTSSGTSGGERKLMPTTEEELGRRSLLYSLLMPVMSHFVPDLETGKGMYFLFVKSESKTPGGLLARPVLTSYYKSPHFKNRRPDPYTNYTSPNETILCPDSYQSMYSQMLCGLSQNAQVLRVGAVFASGFIRAIRFLEKHWSLLCTDIRSGIMNTELITDSSVREAVMKILKPDPDLADFIEAECSKKSWQGIITRLWPNTKYVDVIVTGTMSQYIPTLDYYSNGLPLVCTMYASSECYFGVNLNPLCKPEDVAYTLIPTMCYFEFLPIHRNNGVMDSISAPKSLNEKEQQTLVDLVDVKIGQEYELVVTTYAGLYRYRVGDVLRVAGFKNKAPQFNFICRKNVVLSIDSDKTDEVELQNAMKNAVSHLMPFDAHVTEYTSYADTTTIPGHYVLFWEVNVNGSTPVHPSVFEDCCLTIEESLNSVYRQGRASDKSIGPLEIRIVEVGTFDKLMDYAISLGASINQYKTPRCVKFAPIIELLNSRVMSKYFSPKCPKWTPGHKQWNNMN; this is encoded by the exons ATGCCTGAGGCACCAAAGAATTCCCCTATTGTTGctgaagaaaacaagaaaactCTTCATTTCATTGAAGATGTTACCACCAAAGCTGATGAGGTCCAAAAGAGAGTCCTTGCTGAAATACTTTCTCGAAATGCCAACGTTGAGTACTTGAAACGCTATGCTGATCTTAATGGCAATACTGATAGAGAGACTTTCAAAAAAGTTATGCCTGTCATCAGTTATGAAGATATTCAGCATGATATCAACCGCATTGCGAGTGGTGATAAATCTCCTATCTTGTGCTCCCAACCTGTCTCTGAATTCTTGACAAG TTCTGGTACGTCAGGAGGGGAGAGGAAATTGATGCCAACAACAGAGGAAGAGCTTGGAAGACGATCGTTGCTTTATAGTCTTCTGATGCCTGTGATGAGTCATTTTGTTCCAGATTTGGAGACGGGCAAAGGAATGTACTTTCTGTTTGTAAAATCTGAATCTAAGACCCCGGGAGGACTATTAGCTCGTCCtgttttaacaagttattacAAGAGCCCTCATTTTAAAAACAGACGTCCTGACCCTTACACAAACTACACTAGCCCAAATGAAACTATTCTCTGCCCTGATTCATACCAGAGCATGTATTCCCAAATGCTCTGTGGACTCAGCCAAAATGCACAAGTCCTTCGTGTTGGCGCGGTTTTTGCCTCTGGCTTCATCCGCGCCATCCGCTTCTTAGAGAAGCACTGGTCCCTTCTTTGTACTGATATTCGATCCGGTATCATGAATACTGAATTGATTACTGATTCATCAGTCAGAGAGGCTGTGATGAAAATACTTAAACCAGATCCTGATTTGGCTGATTTTATTGAGGCTGAATGTAGCAAAAAATCATGGCAAGGGATTATTACTAGGCTGTGGCCTAATACTAAGTATGTTGATGTTATTGTGACCGGAACGATGTCGCAGTATATACCAACTCTTGATTATTATAGCAATGGACTACCTCTTGTTTGCACTATGTATGCTTCCTCTGAATGCTATTTTGGTGTCAATCTTAACCCCCTTTGCAAGCCTGAAGATGTCGCCTACACCCTTATTCCGACTATGTGTTACTTTGAGTTCTTGCCAATTCATAGGAATAATGGTGTCATGGATTCTATCTCCGCGCCCAAATCACTCAATGAGAAAGAACAACAGACATTGGTGGATTTAGTTGATGTCAAGATTGGTCAAGAGTACGAGCTTGTTGTCACCACATATGCTG GACTCTATCGATACAGGGTTGGTGATGTGCTACGAGTTGCTGGATTCAAAAACAAGGCGCCTCAATTCAACTTCATTTGCAGGAAAAACGTAGTTTTGAGCATTGATTCCGACAAGACTGATGAAGTTGAGCTACAAAATGCCATGAAAAATGCAGTGAGCCACTTGATGCCATTTGATGCTCATGTCACAGAGTACACTAGCTACGCGGACACAACCACAATTCCAGGCCACTACGTCTTATTCTGGGAAGTGAACGTGAATGGCTCAACCCCGGTCCACCCATCTGTCTTTGAAGACTGTTGTCTCACAATTGAAGAGTCCTTAAACAGCGTCTATCGCCAAGGTCGTGCCTCTGACAAATCTATAGGCCCTCTTGAGATCAGGATTGTGGAAGTTGGTACATTTGATAAGCTCATGGACTACGCCATAAGCTTAGGTGCTTCAATAAATCAGTACAAGACACCGCGATGTGTGAAATTTGCACCCATTATTGAACTACTGAATTCACGAGTCATGTCCAAATACTTTAGCCCTAAATGCCCAAAATGGACTCCTGGACACAAGCAATGGAACAACATGAACTGA